From the genome of Eremothecium gossypii ATCC 10895 chromosome I, complete sequence:
GCATGAGCATCCGGCTTGCCGCCGAAGAAGCGCTCGTAGAAGTGGTGCAGCTCAAAGCAGACCTCGACGGTAATCAAATAGATGATAATCCATTCTAGTCTGGTACTTTTCTTCTCATTAAGCACCGACATCAGCGCACGGGATTCATCTGTAGCGTAATCAAGTTTTTTGTTTAGAATGCTAATACGAGCGGGCACATCCAGATTCCTAGAGACCTGTTTATAGATGGTCTCTAATGTTGGTTCGCTCCAGTACAAGTCAGGAGTCTCAATTAGTTCGGAGTAAAGGTTTAGTTTCCCACGCATGAGAAATAATCTGCCCGTGCTTTTTAATATCTCAGCCTCTGTGATGTTGAGCCTATTACCTTTGGAGAGCAATTCCGTAAAGCTTCTTGTGCTCTCAATATGCGCTTCCATGTTCCGCTCCAATACAGCGAGCATGGTACTGCGGGAAATACCGCTCGAGAACGCAGCCTTGTCCAGCATATCCTTGTCCCCCGATGTCCTGTCCACAACGATCAAGTCCTCCTTAATGAAGCTTTGCTCTAACCCACTTACGTTTACTAAGCTAGATATTTGGCTCCACTCTTCCTTAGATTCAATCTCCACATAGTCGAGGTCTTCGCTTTCATACAGTGATTGCGGGAGCGGATTAGTTCGGGCCCCATCAATAAGAGGCAATATATGTTGCTTGTGTGAGGCCTCATCAAATCCCCATGAAACGACACTACCATTTTGTCCAATGACCATTACATCACCTTGTAAGCCCTCGTAGAAGTACTTGAACGTCACAATTTCATTGGGTATCAGGTTAACTGGTTGATAACCCTTCTGGAAAAGCAACTCAATGACTTTATTCAGATCATAAGACTCTGAAGTAGTTATTGCTGTTACTGGCTTAATGGACATCTGCTTGGAGACTCTATGGGCTAATGGATGTGACTTGTCCTCCGTTATCTTCCAAGGCCCATCGGGCAAAACTGACCTCCGCAGGGAGCGCGCAATTGGTTTCGCTGAGGCTGAGTTAGAAGCATACCTATAGCCTTGCGCAGTTGCCACGAGCAGTCTCGTAAACCTACCTAACATACGTAGTTTGTGAGAGTGATTCTTGCTCAGAATGGTTTTATGCAATCTGTGTAATTAAAAGTTTAGTTGAAGAAAACGAGGACAGTCCGCAGCTCGAATAAGTGAACATACATTTTAGACTAACATGGTCTTATTTATATAACTATATCCTTCTAAAAACAATAGGTAGCCAATTAGAAATTACCACACATCTTCCTGGTACTTACCGGTAGTCTTGAATTGCTTGAGAATCTCAGAGGACTCTTCCTCAGAGATATTTTTCCCTCTTCTCAATATATCGATTAGTGTCCGGTGAACATCCTGTGACATGCCCTTAGCATCACCACAGACATATATGAATGCGCCCTTGTTAATTAGTTCTAGTACTTCATTTTCGCGCTCCAAGAGATGATCCTGAACGTATACCTTCTTCTTATTCGGAATTCTAGAATAAGCGACCATTAACTCAAAAGAACTGCCAAGTTCTTTGGCATAGACGGGCCATTCATCATGGTATAGAAAATCGGCGTCATCCCGGCATCCATAGAAAAGGAGATGCTTTCCCAGCTTAACGTTTTCCTGGTTTTTCAGGAAGCTGATACGCTCGCGAATAAAGCCGCGGAATGGGGCTACACCAGTACCTGGACCGACCATAATAACTGGAGTACTTGGGTTTGATGGCAACCGGAAAGTCGACCGGCGTACATGTACAGGGAGTTTATAATTCTGGTATAAGTCACGGGGGCCAGCTAGATTGTAATGCACCGGCAAAGACGAGGCGGCGATGTCCTCCTTGGTACGGGTCAAGTGGATGTGTCTGAGCAGATTGGTGGTAACACCGGTTACAGGACCTAATGATGATACCTCAGGGTTTGGATAGTTTTCAACTACGGCAGTGATGTGCACAGTCTGCTTGTCGGAGGATGATGACGAAGAAATCGAATAGTAACGGGGCTGCATGTGCGGCACGGTTTCGATTAAAAACTCCCATGGGACCTGGGTCCACTTTTTGCCGCTGGAGAGGTATAGCAAAGCATCTGCCAAATCCATACACTTGGATGTGATCTCTTTAGCATACTTTTCCTTGTTTTTAGATAGCGCTTGTAATCTCTCCTTTAATTGCTCCTCTGTAACATATTGGAGTAAAGAGCCAATGACCTGTCTGGATACTGGGCCAGATATCTCCAAGTAGTATCTGACTGCCGCACCAATTGTTGTTGGAACAGGGAATGGCGGTTTGATGGTAATATCCTTGGGCTTCAAGTCAAAAATGGTCGTCGGATCAAGACCAAACGTCGTTAGGAACTTCTCTACTTTTTCATCCGGATTGGATGGCCACACACCAAGATGATCACCTGTAGAGTACTTGAGGTTGGAGCCTGAAAGATCAAACTCCACATGAATACAGTTGCGGTCCTTCTTTTTGAATAACTCCTTTGTGCTGGTAATGGGAGCTACATAAGGGTGCGTTGCATCAAAAGGTCCCAACTGCATGTTTTCTTTCTTCGCAAGCGTTTTGCCTGGAAGATATTGGCTGTTAGGTTCACCCAGGGAAATAGAACCCATCAAATCCTGGGGTAGTACCTTGTACTCATAACTGGATATAAATGAGACCTCTTTCTCATGTAGCGCCAATGCGTCTTTCAGCTCCTCCAAGATATCGTCCTTCCAGGCCATGTAATCCTCGTCAGTCGTTCCAGCGCCGTCGTCAGCCTTCCCAAAAGTACCCAGCATACGTGCTCCCGCCTGCTTCAATAGCTTCTGAGTCTTTTCGGCAGCGCCGTTGTAGAATTCGTAGGTGGAGTTGCCAAGACCGAACATCGTATAACGGACATTGCCGAGATCTCCCTCTTCCAAAACCTGCAGCCATTCCTCGAATTCTAGCCCGCCATCTGGCAGGTCGCCCTCGCCGTAAGTAGACACGAAGAACGACACAATCACATCCTTGGGCAATGAGTTCAAGTTATCGAAGTCGTAGTTCTCAACGTCGACACACATAACGTTTAGAGAGTATTTGGCTGCCAACTCTTTTGCAAATTTCTTGGCGTAATCCTCTCCAGTACCAGTCTGGGACGCATAGACAACCAGGTAATCCTTTTTATTCTCCCTCAGAACCTCAACGATGTCCCGCGAGCTGGACTGCACGGCTAACGCCGAATCATCCGCTGCAAATAGCTCTTTGAGCACATCCAGCTTCAGATAAGCGACTACTGCTAGCGCTAACGCACATATGACAGCAAAATCTAATTTGTCAAACTTCAGTGCCATTATGGATCGTACTACCTGTTCTTCAAACGCCGACAGTATAGTTTCGGTTAGACAAATTTGTCGATGTCAAGCCCACCTTATGCTAGAATTGTTCAGAAAGTCCAAAACTAGCGCTGCTACCTAATTGGCACCCGTTTCTCAATCGATGGAAGAATAGACTGGGAAAGGATTGTTACAATTACCAACAAAACCAAGCAATTATATGTGCACAAGCCACCTTCCAGCTGGACCAGGCCCAGCTTAGAGAAAGTCGGACGGCACATCCTCGCGAAAGGCTTTAAACGGCCAGGGTGCAATGGTTAAACGAAAGGGAATTTCGTTATATACACACGTGATTAGCACGTGACCATAGAATATTCAGGTGTCGGAGGCCGAGAACGGCCGCTCAGATACTGTAGGCATCTCCGATGGAAAGGGCGATAGACTCCCGAAGCGATTGGACGGCAGTCTGTTCGAGCCCCAACAAACGTTGGCACATTTCCACGAGCGACTCCTGCGGAAATTCAACTTGCGTACGGCGGTCCACACTGTAAAAGATCGAGTCCAGCGCGCCTGTTTCGGAGGCAGCCGGCGCCGTCCTTTGAATGTATTCCAGCCGGACCATATACGAGAGGACGTCCTGTATGCGCATGTTAATGATCGGAACGGCGTATCCATCGGTGGGGATGCCGAACTTTGCAAGGTGTgtcagcagctcctgctccaaGGCATTATTCTTGGAGAACAGTATGATGCAAATGACCACAGCCATGATCCCCTGAAGAGCGAGGATCTGATCTGTGTCGAACTGGCTAGTGAGAGTGTGGTCAGTTTCCGTGCCGGGTTCGTACTGTCCACTGCCTAGTCTCTTAACGTAGAGCTGCCGGCTCTGGTCCAGCACCATCTGCATGTATGCGGGCGGGGCCTTGATAGTACTACAGAGTATGAAGCGGTCGCCCTTGAATCCCAAATCTGTGATAGGTGTGGAGCCGGGATCGCCATCCGCAGCCTCGGCATCGCCAGTCCTGGAGGCCTTGTTCGAGGCGCTTTTCTTGTTGGGAATACCCACGAGCCTGAACCCGTATACTTCTTCGAGAACGGCGTTTGCCTCATCGAATATCTTCGCATATTTGGTGGTAGTGATGTTTTCAGCGGCCGCTATGTCGCGTGCCGCATTCGTAAACCTGGTCTTCGTGAGCACTGTCGAACGCACCTGGGACTCACACTGAGACAGTACGAAGCGCACCACATTACATACTAGCGGACTTCGAGTTTCGGCTGCCTCAGCCTCGTCACTCATTCTGATGATACCTTTCTGTTCTCCAAAGTATGCCTATTGATGAAGCACCTTAACAATTCGGACGGCAGCCTAGCTAAACTGCACCGGAAAGCAAAAAAGGTCCTACCCGGATTCGAACCGGGGTTGTTCGGATCAAAACCGAAAGTGATGACCACTACACTATAGGACCCGAAGCAACTGAAAAGATGGTGGGTGTTACTTATAAGATTAGGAATGGCCTCCAGGTACGCCAAGAATAGCTTATGCCAGTGTGGATCTTTATGGACGCAGCAGGCCACGTTGAATCCCTAGCAATACTCTTATCGCTACCATAGTTGATCACGTGCTCTTACATGCCGTTATGCCCTGCAGCCTATAGGGCCAAGGAGAACGTAGACGTTAGCCAATTACATATATCaagagctgctgcagtgCGCGGGTAGGCCAGTCAGTGCACCACGAGTCGAACAATATCCCCCTGCTAGACCCGCACAGACTCGGCTGCGTGACTATTTGAGCTTAGGCTAAGAGCCAACGCATGACGGCTTTTCAAGCATGTGATCAGCGGACGGAGAGTGGTTGGCAAAGGAGGTACTACTTTGCCATGTGGTTGTTGGCGGTAAAAGTTCGGTCGATTTGAGCAGCGATACATTTTCGAGTACGTGGAAAAAACCACATTAAAAAGGGAGGCTTCCCGCAAATACCACGTTGCCTACCTATAGGTGACTATAGTTTAAGCCATCCAGCTAGCTCCAGTTTAGGGTGCTGTATCAACCGCCTCGCGAAGGGATATTATCACTGCCAAGCTTGGGTTTTGATAGGGAGCGCTTAATTGACGAAAAAGAGGGAATACTAGGTGGCCCAAGTTCGCTAAGAGTCTATGACATGTCGAGGACGGGGATGCCAGTGATCAACTTTATAAACTTCAACCAGACGGGAACATGTATCTCTATGGGGACATCAGAGGGGCTGAAAATCTTCAACTGCGATCCTTTTGGGAGATTCTATTCGGATGAGGATGGAGGATGTGGCATCGTGGAGATGCTGTTTTCAACGTCGCTGCTGGCAGTGGTAGGGATAGGAGATAACCCGTCTATGTcgccgcggcggctgcggatTCTGAATACGAAGAGGCACTCGGTGATCTGTGAGGTCACCTTTCCGACGACTATCCTGGCTGTGAAGATGAACCGCTCGAGGTTGGTGGTATTACTTCAGGAGCAGATATACATATACGACATTAATAGCATGAGGCTTCTCTACACGATTGAGACGTCTTCGAATCCGCGCGGACTTATTTCCATGTCTCCGAGTCTGGAAAACAACTACCTGGCTTACCCGTCACCTCCCAAAGTAATCAATTCCGGAATCAAGAGCAATGCGAATACGAACAATATCGGCATATCTGCTAGGAGTTCTATAGCTGAAGGTGGCTCTGAATATCTGGATAAGGGGACGGAGCCGCTCACCGATAGCAGCAAGGCCGGTGCCGATTTGAACTCCGTGAAGGCAAGTACAGAGACCACTATCTCCCCTGGGAAAGAGCATAGTGCTGGAAGTGGGTTGAATGCCACTTCAAGTAGCGGGACGGTGAAAAATGGTGATGTTATTTTCTTCAACTTACAGACGCTGCAGCCGACGATGGTGATTGAAGCGCATAAGGGCGAGATCGCTGCTCTTGCCCTGAGTAAAGACGGTACTTTACTAGCTACTGCATCTGAAAAAGGTACTATAATTCGTGTCTTTTCGGTCGAAACGTGCACCAAGGTTTATCAATTCCGGAGAGGGACTTATCCTACACGAATATACTCGCTGAACTTTAGCGATGACAACGAATTCCTTGCTGCAAGTTCGTCTAATAAGACTGTACATATATTCAAGCTAGGTAAACCGAATGCGGAAAACTCCAGCGCAGCCGCTACAAATAGTGATGATGATGAAGGAGAAGCGGACTCGGATGACGGCGCCGATGACGACGGAGTTGGTGATAGCGACGACACAAGGTCTACTGTAAGCATCGAATCATTTGACAATGGGTCACACCAAACTCGAGAACCAATTGTAGACTCAAGCAGAAAAACTGTCGGACGGATGATCCGGAAATCGTCCCAGAATCTTTCGCGCAAGGCAGCTAAAGCGTTAGGCAGCTATTTCCCGAAGAAGGTCACCTCCATCCTAGAGCCGCGGCGTCATTTTGCGAGCCTAAAGATCCCCATTGAGAGTGGTAGCAACTTGAAGACCATTTGTACTATTGGCGAGCCTTTGACGCTAGACATCTCTGACTACCCAGAATTATTCAGCGGATCTCGGACAATGGCACAGAGCGCAAGTATTTCAGCGAACTCGTCTGACTCTTCCTTGACTAGGAATTCCAACTTTGTCAAAATGATCCCCATCAGGGTCGTTTCCAGCGAAGGATATATGTATAACTATGTACTTGACCCAGAGCGGGGCGGTGACTGTCTGCTTCTTAGCCAGTACCCGCTGCTCATGGATTGACTCGCAAAGACCTTCTGGCAATCCTCTAATATTGACTGGGGGTTCTACGAGAACCCTGGAATTCATCCTCGTATAAATGAGCTCAGTAAACACCAACGCAGCTCTCATGTGAACACACACGCATACGCACAGGAAAAGAATATAAGTACCTAACTTTTAAGCAGAGGGACAATCTGCATCTACTTTCTTGAGGCGAGCAAGTCGTTGCCAAGCTTTAGAGCGTTATGTGCGTCAGCAGTGTCCTCGTCGCCATTGTAGCCATTGACGAAATCCTTTAGGTCGTTGTAAAACTGCTGAACCTTTTCGTAAAACCTTGGTAGAAGCCGCTCTGTGTCCTGCATAACCTCAATCTGTTTTTTAAGTTCATAGGGATCAACTGATGCGTCCCTCTTCAATAGTTCTACACGTTCTCTCTGTTCTCTGAGCTCATCCTGATAGTACTTTTCCTCCTTTATCAATCTTTGGAGAGCACGAACCTTGATTTCTAGCTGAGTTGGCGCCATTTCAAAGAGACTGCTCTTGTTACAAGATCAGCCAATCGTACTCCCTTGTGCTGACACTAAGTTGGATAAATCAGGCGCTAATGTGGCCCTTTTGAACATGCGACATACATCATCAAGCACGGACGACCGAGCAAATGAATCCGACAGCACTGACACCCGTGGTATTGGCAGCGGATAGGCGTTTGTACCAATTCAATAGCTTCATTACTTTTTGAACGTCCATTCCATGTGTGTGTGCGAAGGTAGCGTCCTATTCCTTTAAATACTGCTATATACATGCGTGCGAAGCTTCATTTAACGAAGTTCACAGAGTGCTGGGACTCCCATTCCTTCACTGCGCGTTCCCATTCATCATCCTGGTTGACATCAACTTCTTTCTCCAGAAGCTCATGCTCCTCAAGTAACTTCTTGCGCCTAGCCTCTTCCTCCTTGTCATAAAAGTCCTTGTTGTCGATCCATCTGTCCTGAATGTCATATTCAATTGCAGCAGTGCCCTGGCGGGTTGCCTCCGCCCACACAGTATCGCCACCAACTTCGGAGGCACCAAAAATATAACCATTGGCCTTGTCGATTGCGCTTTGCAAGTTGATCATGCTCTGTTTGTCATCGACGCAAAGCACCTCGAAGGCGACCAGGTTGAAGTCCGAAACCACCTCTCCTATGGCCTCCGTTAGTCGGCGGTACCTCAACGCCTTGGCTCCCTTGTGTTCGCGTTCAATATGCGGTTGCAGATACTCCAAGTCTTGCACCTCGGTATAGTAGTCGAGCCGGAACGGCAGGTCGCCGTACGAGCTCAGCATATCGATCTTAGAGAGAACGTTAATATGGGGCAGGTCCATCATCAACATTGAgcgcagcgccagcagcagtaCCGAGACATACTGCGACGGCGATGTAATGTAGATGCTGTCCATCAAGTTCACCACGCACACTCGTAGGTCCAAGTCGCgcaccagctgctggaaTATCTTGGAGAGCGCCGAGTGATGCGTGAACAGCTCCACCTGACCGGGGCAGTCAAAGACGAGATATGCGTTCTCATCCTTGACCAGCGTCTTGATCTGCAGCGCAAACAGCGACAGTGAGTGCTCCACCGACTCAAACGCATACACCAGCCCTCCGTTGGGCCCCAGGTGCTGCTCGTTCATGATTTCCTCCAGAGTAATAAAGTCTCGAATGTCTACATCGCATTGGTAGGGCAGCGAGTCGTTTGCAGGGTCCATGTTCACGATCCGAGCGTGTCTGCCGATGGCATTAAAGAACTGGCTGCACCCATTACAGTATGTCGACTTCCCAGACCCCGGTGGACCTATCACAATCTGTCCATACGCCATAATATACCGATAAACACTTGCTGAGCACGGAATATCCTCTTGGTGGAAATGTGTTGGCTGCTGATGAAGCTCATCATTGCTCCTCTAGCTGGATTAAAAATTCAAGTCATCATGCACGTTAGACATAGCGATCTACTAAAATCACGGTGGCAAACGGTAATCTAAGGTGGAATACCCTCGTGCAAGCAAGTTCTGTCACCAGTGTCGGTTGTTGCTATCAGGATTCTGAGTACAATATTACAGGATGTCGGTTAATTATGAGCAAGTAAATGTTGCGCCCCTGGTTCTGTTGTCAGTGTTGGATCATTACAAGCGCATGAATACCCCAGACAACAAGCGGTGCGTTGGGGTGCTCTTGGGCGACAATTCAGGGTCGACGATCAAGGTCACCAACTCATTTGCATTGCCATTTGAGGAGGATGAGAAGAACCCTGACGTGTGGTTCCTGGACCACAACTACATAGAAAACATGAACGACATGTGCAAGAAGATCAACGCGAAGGAAAAGATGATTGGCTGGTACCACAGTGGCCCGAAGTTGAGGTCGTCCGACTTGAAGATCAATGGGCTATTTAAAAAATACACACAGGGGAACTCGCTGTTACTAATTGTGGACGTAAAACAACAGGGCGTCGGATTGCCCACGGACGCGTACATGGCGATAGAAGAAGTCAAGGACGACGGCTCCTCGACGGAGCGCACTTTTGTGCATCTGCCCACGGCAATTGAGGCCGAGGAGGCTGAGGAGATTGGGGTGGAgcacctgctgcgcgaTGTGCGCGACCAGGCTGCAGGTAACCTGTCCCTAAGGCTGACCAACCAGCTGAAGTCCCTGCAGGGGCTGCAGCGCAAGCTGCGGGACATCGTAGCCTACCTCGACAAGGTCAACAGCGGCCAACTCCCCGCGAACCACATTATCCTGGGCAAGCTACAGGACGTCTTCAACCTCTTGCCAAACCTAGGCTCCCCCGATGAAGAAGCCCCTGCCACAAAGAAGGACGATGTTCTTGCCTCCTCCAACACTCTGCAGAAGGCTCTGACTGTGAAGACCAACGACGAGCTGATGGTCATATATATTAGCAATCTGATGAGGGCCATCATTGCCTTTGACAACTTGATTGAGAACAAAATCAAGAACAAAAAGCTACAAGAGGCCAAGCGCGATCCCGAGCCTGAAGAGGCCACCAAGGAGGAAATTCAACAGCAGGAATCGGCCAAGGCTTAGATTATAGTCTAGCAACCTATGTAGCACCTAACTGCAATTAAATCTGTATTTTAGTTTTTTCTGCGATCATCTAAAATCTGCCTGTATTCTAAAGAGATCGAATCTTCCGATTGCAGGACGCTAAAAAAGTCAGAGTTCTGCGCATAGGCATGGTAGGTCTGTTACGTGAGGGCGTTCATAGAATAAAGACACCTGGATAGGATAGTAGTGCTGTATTACAGTACTAGCTTAACTGAAAGATATGCCTGCTTTATGTGCCACATATCTTATACATTCTGGCAATCTCAGGGCTTGTCTGCGCATTGTACCATTAACAAAGCCATCGGTGGTGATCGCCTATCGACATCTGTCTAAAAGCTCCAGCAAGATagctcctgctgcagcgctGAATACTGCTCCCATCGAATTTACACCGAACACATCAGCTGCATCATTACATGAGCGATCGACAGTTATCAAAGATGCAGCTAGAAGTGCGCTCAGATGCAACGATACGACGCCCACACCCGCACTGCCATTTGACGTGAAGCGGGTAGATAAAGCTAATCGCGCTGCGGGACGAAAACTGCCCGCTGCAAGCGGTGTTCTTTCCGCATATGCTCTTATGGGTCCGTACATTCAGCTGGCGAAACCCAGGCTTACGGTGCTGGTAATGCTGAGCGCGATCTGCTCTTACGCCCTGTCGCCATATCCTGCGACTGTCTTGGAGTTACTGTCGCTCACAGTCGGAACCACACTGTGCTCTGCTGCTGCAAATGGCATTAACATGGGCAGGGAGCCAGACTTTGACAGGCAGATGATGAGAACACAGGCGCGCCCCGTCGTCCGCGGACTGGTCACACCAATGCAAGCATACAAGTTCTCTGCAGTATCAGGAGTTATTGGAACTGCCATCCTATATGCAGGCGTTAACCCAACCGTTGCTCTCTTGGGTGCTTCCAACATCGTTCTGTACAGTTGGTTCTACACATCTCTAAAGAGAAAACACATCATCAACACGTGGTTTGGGGCCATTACGGGGGCTATACCACCTTTAATGGGCTGGGCAGCTGCAAGTCCTCTAACCCACCCCGGTTGTTGGTGTTTAGCTGGTCTACTATACGCTTGGCAGTTTCCTCATTTCAATACATTAAGCCACAACATTAGAAATGAATACAAGAACGCAGGCCATGTCATGACCGCTTGGAAAAACCCAAAGCTAAATGCACGTGTGGCACTACGTTATTCTCTGTTGATGTTCCCTCTCTGCTTTGGACTTTCATATTATGGAATCACGGACTGGACGTACCAGATCGATTCTGCTCTGGTCAATGGCTGGATGTCCTTCTGGGCATTCaagttttggtggcagcagcggTACAACTACTCGAAGAAAGTTTACAACAACAAGGCCGAGTTCAATAAAGGGATGGTTTTGGCCAACGTGTATGCGCGCAAGACGTTTTGGGTCAGCGTATTGCACCTACCAGCTGTATTAATATTAGCAATTGTGCACAAGAAGGGCCGGTGGGATTGGCTATTTAGCGACGAAGGCAAGCTTGTAGCATGAGCAACAACCTGCCAAATTATTTATGCCTCCAAAAACATGTCATCATAGTTCGCTGTATATATCTCTTATATCACTCGTGTCTATTGCCAATATAAACATAGAGCCAGTCACAAACACACCAATGACTACAGGAATGATCTCCATGTATAATGATATGCTGCCAAAATGTTCAACTATTTCATAATGCGCTATACTCGGACTACCTAACGTTCAAAAAGATCGTCCCCCTCGTACTCTTCCTCGTTATACATCTCACTTTGATCCGTGGATTCCTCGGATGAGCTGGTATCCATGTCGCTGTCATCAAATTCGTTTTCACCTTCAATGTAAATATTTGCCAGAGTCTCCCCCTTCAATACAGTCCTTGGGGCTACAGAATAGTACCCTTCCACGTAACAGTTTGTGAGCTTAGTCTTCTTCCCCACCTTACCGAACTTCCCAACAATGACATTTTCCAAGGTTACTTCATCATCTATCTCTGCGCCATCCAAAAGAATGGAGCCTACGATGCGGCAACGGTTTCCTATTTTACAGTTTGCACCAACGACAGAGCGTTTCACATTTGTCTTCCCCAAGATGGTGCAAGAAGCGCCTATCACTGAGTCTGCGCCAATTGCAGATGAGCTGCCAGTAACAGGTACAGTATGGCTGGTTGATGCAGACTTGATCTTTAGGATATACCTGTTGGCCTCCATGTAAGCGCTCAGATTGTTTGCCCTGATGAATATACCCACATCCGGCATGATGAAAATGCTCACCGTCTCCCGTGGCCGAGAATGCTGCCAGGAACGGCGTGCAATATCGCGGAACAACTTTGCAAAAGATTTACGTCCATTCATAGGATCTTTCACCATCTTGGTCTTATTGCGGAAATATGAAGGCCGGATCTGGTTGGGGTTCCTCGACCCGACCTCATCTTCACTGTCGCTGCCATCGCTATCCGCAGCAACAGCGGAATCATCTGTGGACAGCAGATGTACCAGCTCGTGCGAACAGAAGTAGATGTATGAGTTCAAAAGTTTCACGGAAACCGTGGAGTTGGGGTACCGCCATAGCATCTGCGACCGCATCTTCAGATATTTGGTCTTCTCTACGTCCTCTCTGGAGTATATATCCAGCAGCACCGGCTGTTTCATAGAGTCCTCGTTGTCGGTGTAAACGGTGAAAAACTTCTTTATCTGCTTCTTGTCAATGTTCTCGAATGCGTTTTGGTAGTACACCGCCATCGCCAAGCTGTCGTGGTCCCGGTTCAGGTACTGGTCGAGGAAGATCTGCGGCGGGATGTTCGTGATGAAGTCGCAAGGCAGCAGCACAAAGTCGCCCGTGATCCTCTCCAGCAGTTCCTGCTGCAGTATCTCGCCCGTGAACTCGCTCTTTGCGCCAATGAACTGGATTGGCGCGGGCTTGCGCAGGTAGTGTGTGTGGAAGCCGCCCACATTCTTGCTCAGTACGTCGTAGCACTCTTCTCGGAACTGCATGAACCCTGCAAGGCCCTCCTGCATGACTTCTTCGTCCCCTTCGTCCACCACAATGTTGATTTC
Proteins encoded in this window:
- the ATG18 gene encoding phosphoinositide binding protein ATG18 (Syntenic homolog of Saccharomyces cerevisiae YFR021W (ATG18)), with amino-acid sequence MSRTGMPVINFINFNQTGTCISMGTSEGLKIFNCDPFGRFYSDEDGGCGIVEMLFSTSLLAVVGIGDNPSMSPRRLRILNTKRHSVICEVTFPTTILAVKMNRSRLVVLLQEQIYIYDINSMRLLYTIETSSNPRGLISMSPSLENNYLAYPSPPKVINSGIKSNANTNNIGISARSSIAEGGSEYLDKGTEPLTDSSKAGADLNSVKASTETTISPGKEHSAGSGLNATSSSGTVKNGDVIFFNLQTLQPTMVIEAHKGEIAALALSKDGTLLATASEKGTIIRVFSVETCTKVYQFRRGTYPTRIYSLNFSDDNEFLAASSSNKTVHIFKLGKPNAENSSAAATNSDDDEGEADSDDGADDDGVGDSDDTRSTVSIESFDNGSHQTREPIVDSSRKTVGRMIRKSSQNLSRKAAKALGSYFPKKVTSILEPRRHFASLKIPIESGSNLKTICTIGEPLTLDISDYPELFSGSRTMAQSASISANSSDSSLTRNSNFVKMIPIRVVSSEGYMYNYVLDPERGGDCLLLSQYPLLMD
- the NCP1 gene encoding NADPH--hemoprotein reductase (Syntenic homolog of Saccharomyces cerevisiae YHR042W (NCP1)) — translated: MALKFDKLDFAVICALALAVVAYLKLDVLKELFAADDSALAVQSSSRDIVEVLRENKKDYLVVYASQTGTGEDYAKKFAKELAAKYSLNVMCVDVENYDFDNLNSLPKDVIVSFFVSTYGEGDLPDGGLEFEEWLQVLEEGDLGNVRYTMFGLGNSTYEFYNGAAEKTQKLLKQAGARMLGTFGKADDGAGTTDEDYMAWKDDILEELKDALALHEKEVSFISSYEYKVLPQDLMGSISLGEPNSQYLPGKTLAKKENMQLGPFDATHPYVAPITSTKELFKKKDRNCIHVEFDLSGSNLKYSTGDHLGVWPSNPDEKVEKFLTTFGLDPTTIFDLKPKDITIKPPFPVPTTIGAAVRYYLEISGPVSRQVIGSLLQYVTEEQLKERLQALSKNKEKYAKEITSKCMDLADALLYLSSGKKWTQVPWEFLIETVPHMQPRYYSISSSSSSDKQTVHITAVVENYPNPEVSSLGPVTGVTTNLLRHIHLTRTKEDIAASSLPVHYNLAGPRDLYQNYKLPVHVRRSTFRLPSNPSTPVIMVGPGTGVAPFRGFIRERISFLKNQENVKLGKHLLFYGCRDDADFLYHDEWPVYAKELGSSFELMVAYSRIPNKKKVYVQDHLLERENEVLELINKGAFIYVCGDAKGMSQDVHRTLIDILRRGKNISEEESSEILKQFKTTGKYQEDVW
- the NSE3 gene encoding Smc5-Smc6 complex subunit NSE3 (Syntenic homolog of Saccharomyces cerevisiae YDR288W (NSE3)) translates to MSDEAEAAETRSPLVCNVVRFVLSQCESQVRSTVLTKTRFTNAARDIAAAENITTTKYAKIFDEANAVLEEVYGFRLVGIPNKKSASNKASRTGDAEAADGDPGSTPITDLGFKGDRFILCSTIKAPPAYMQMVLDQSRQLYVKRLGSGQYEPGTETDHTLTSQFDTDQILALQGIMAVVICIILFSKNNALEQELLTHLAKFGIPTDGYAVPIINMRIQDVLSYMVRLEYIQRTAPAASETGALDSIFYSVDRRTQVEFPQESLVEMCQRLLGLEQTAVQSLRESIALSIGDAYSI
- the MRX10 gene encoding Mrx10p (Syntenic homolog of Saccharomyces cerevisiae YDR282C): MLGRFTRLLVATAQGYRYASNSASAKPIARSLRRSVLPDGPWKITEDKSHPLAHRVSKQMSIKPVTAITTSESYDLNKVIELLFQKGYQPVNLIPNEIVTFKYFYEGLQGDVMVIGQNGSVVSWGFDEASHKQHILPLIDGARTNPLPQSLYESEDLDYVEIESKEEWSQISSLVNVSGLEQSFIKEDLIVVDRTSGDKDMLDKAAFSSGISRSTMLAVLERNMEAHIESTRSFTELLSKGNRLNITEAEILKSTGRLFLMRGKLNLYSELIETPDLYWSEPTLETIYKQVSRNLDVPARISILNKKLDYATDESRALMSVLNEKKSTRLEWIIIYLITVEVCFELHHFYERFFGGKPDAHASLQE
- the RBL2 gene encoding Rbl2p (Syntenic homolog of Saccharomyces cerevisiae YOR265W (RBL2)), whose product is MAPTQLEIKVRALQRLIKEEKYYQDELREQRERVELLKRDASVDPYELKKQIEVMQDTERLLPRFYEKVQQFYNDLKDFVNGYNGDEDTADAHNALKLGNDLLASRK